Proteins from a genomic interval of Lolium perenne isolate Kyuss_39 chromosome 1, Kyuss_2.0, whole genome shotgun sequence:
- the LOC127315364 gene encoding uncharacterized protein isoform X2, with protein MQQHTLEHTLGCTVARSCDAMLLAKQGTLCGDGLLLEENEDNSFNATLISYNKHNRLIARSWCSFISSLSQEMSARFLVPMMHSEEVVRPCGVFATVDPVACQQPRHLWLVTSCCLEHG; from the exons ATGCAGCAACACACTTTGGAACACACTCTGGGATGCACGGTCGCCCGTTCCTGTGACGCCATG CTGCTGGCCAAGCAAGGCACTTTGTGCGGTGACGGACTGCTCCTGGAAGAAAATGAGGACAATAGCTTCAATGCCACAT TAATAAGCTACAACAAACACAACAGATTGATTGCGAGGAGTTGGTGCTCCTTCATCTCCTCCCTCAGCCAGGAGATGTCAGCGAGATTTCTTGTGCCAATGATGCACAGTGAGGAGGTGGTGCGGCCTTGTGGCGTGTTTGCAACGGTGGATCCGGTGGCCTGCCAGCAGCCTCGCCATCTCTGGCTTGTTACTAG
- the LOC127315364 gene encoding uncharacterized protein isoform X1: MQQHTLEHTLGCTVARSCDAMQLLAKQGTLCGDGLLLEENEDNSFNATLISYNKHNRLIARSWCSFISSLSQEMSARFLVPMMHSEEVVRPCGVFATVDPVACQQPRHLWLVTSCCLEHG, encoded by the exons ATGCAGCAACACACTTTGGAACACACTCTGGGATGCACGGTCGCCCGTTCCTGTGACGCCATG CAGCTGCTGGCCAAGCAAGGCACTTTGTGCGGTGACGGACTGCTCCTGGAAGAAAATGAGGACAATAGCTTCAATGCCACAT TAATAAGCTACAACAAACACAACAGATTGATTGCGAGGAGTTGGTGCTCCTTCATCTCCTCCCTCAGCCAGGAGATGTCAGCGAGATTTCTTGTGCCAATGATGCACAGTGAGGAGGTGGTGCGGCCTTGTGGCGTGTTTGCAACGGTGGATCCGGTGGCCTGCCAGCAGCCTCGCCATCTCTGGCTTGTTACTAG